The following is a genomic window from Sebastes umbrosus isolate fSebUmb1 unplaced genomic scaffold, fSebUmb1.pri S35, whole genome shotgun sequence.
ACTCTGTCTTATGCTTAGAGTCAGACATCAGGAAAGCACAGACCAACAAAGAAGTAGTATTAGCTATCTTCTTTGATATGGAAAAAGCATATGATATGCTCTGGAAAGAAGGGTTACTCATTAAATTGAATTCATTGGGAATTGGTGGTAGAGCATATAATTGGGTGAAGGACTTTTTATTTGACAGGAAAATACAGGTAAGAGTAGATGCAGAATATtcaaatgtatatacagtggaTAATGGAACTCCACAAGGTAGTGTATGTAGTCcgttattattcaatataatgaTCAATGATAGATTTTCTCAGGTTGAGCTAAATATAGGAAAGTCTATGTACGCAGATGATGGAGCTCTTTGGATAAGAGGCCGCAATGTATCATTTGTTAAGAAGAAAATGCAAGCTGCAATAGCTGAGGTGGAGAAATGGGCAAACAAATGGGGATTCAAGTTATCAGTAGCAAAAACACAAGTTATTTGTTTCTTAAAACGGAGTAAAATCACACCCATTTCCCTAAAACTGTATGATCAACCTCTGGAGCAAGTCAAAGCTGTTCGATTTCTGGGGATTTGGTTTGATGAAAAGCTCACATGGAACATTCATTTAGATAAAATCAGGAGcaaatgtaaaaaagtcatcAATATACTGCGTTGTTTGACAGGACAGGAGTGGGGAGCAAGTAGAGCATCTTTACAACATATATACTGGGCTCTCATGAGATCTGTCCTTGACTATGGGTGTGTAGCTTACATGTCAGCAGCAGAATCAAACCTCAAGAAATGAGATGTACTGCAAGCTCAGGCTTTGAGAACCATTAGTGGATCATTCAGAACATCTCCGGTATCAGCAATGCAAGTGGAAGTGGGAGAGATGCCCCTACGGATTAGAAGAATAAAATGAATGCTGGCATACTGGGTTAATCTTCAGGGGCATTATGAAACTCACCCTACCAAAAGTGTTTTGACAGACTGCTGGGAACATAAGCTTTGGGTGGGTAGGTGATGCAAAGGCAGAAAACATAGGGTTATGTCAATTCCAATATTGCTCTACAGTTTCAGTTTCCTCCATTCCTCCCTGGTTATTCCCCTTACCAAGTGTTGACCTCAATATACAGCAGGAATTGAAGGAGAAGTCAAAGAAAATTCCAGCATGGCGCATAGTCCAGAATTATTCTGATCAGCACTTCACAGACTCCGTGTTCTTATTTACAGACAGCTCCAAAGATCCTGAGACAGGGTGTGCAGGTGCAGCAGTTTATATCCCGGTGAGTTAGACCTACATCAGGAAAAGAGTATCAGATCATGTGTCAGTATATACTACAGAAATATTGGCAATATTAttggccctgcagtggatagaGGAGAGGGAAATAACAAACACCGTTATTGCATCTGACAGTTTTTCAGCACTCACAAGCATAGGATCTGGTAGATCATCAGTCAGAACGGatttaattaatgaaatatttctCATTATGTATAGGATGGAAATAAAAGGCACAGGTACACGATTCATATGGGTTCCTGCTCATGTTGGTGTGGAAGGAAATGAGCAGGTAGACATCCTGGCCAAACAAACACTAAGAATTAAGAATATAGAATTACAAATTCCATTAAGTAAAGCTGAGGCTAAACCATTCATCAAGAACTATGCACAAGAAGTATGGCAGGAGTACTGGGATGAGCAGGAAACTGGAAGGcatatgtacaatatacagaAACATGTTGGAGCAGGGAGAAAGGTGGGCTGGAAAAGAAGGGAAGAAAATATCATCACTCGACTAAGAATCGGACATACAGGTCTTAATCAAACATTATATcgaataggcaagcacccaactgggaaATGTACACACTGTAACCAGCCAGAAACTGTTGAACACGTACTGATACACTGCAGGAATTACACTATCCAGAGGAATCACCTTTTTCAGACACTAAGGAAGGCAAAACATCAGGACTTTTCAGtgtcaggtctattggggaatAAAGCAGATAATATAGacagtgaaattattcagtttttgagaaaaactgatttagttaaaagaatctagagttttcattattattatttttttttagttctattttgtttctgcacaatcttctgttccacactccagtccagatggaggcggtaatgcacctctaagatggtttgccaaccgccaataaacaccaaagaagaagaagaagaagaagaagaagagctgtaGGAGGCGTCTGAGCTCCATCTGTCTCTGCTGACCAACAACAAACTGCTGCTCCTGGTAACTGATGACTCATCAGCAGCTCtctttctgattggctgctgactgaacaggaagtgaaagtAAAGAGTCGGGACTTTCCAGAAACACTGGCtgttttcgaaaccgcatactatactagtagtacgtactgatttggccaaaatgtagtatgtagtatgcagtatgcagtatgcagtatgcagtatgcagtatgcagtatgcagtatgcagtatgcagtatgtcgTATGTAGTATGCGGTATGCGGTATGCGGTATGCGGTATGCAGTATGCGGTATGcggtatgcagtatgcagtatgtagtatgtagtatgcagtatgcagtatgcagtatgcagtatgcagtatgcagtatgtagtatgtagtatgtagtatgtagtatgtagtatgcgaacaaaagcaaaattctCCAGtctgcatcggaccagtctatctcacctactgtatcccacaatgcaaagcgccggAACAGCACAGGCTACGGGTAAACAACAGCAGCCAGAAGCTGCTGTTGTTTACGTTTTTTGTAGccatttcatcactaaactcacTTCTGAcagtttttgaggcgagaaatcaactgtgtagattattaatatcggcagttttacgaagttagatggcgaatcgaacatttgttccaccgttgtcggagtttagaagctccacagaaTACCGTGACAGCCAGCGAGCGCCTGCCCGGGTCGCTGCCAGCAagccgggtagtcacgctcagagaccgctatgagctgctggagctcactcCGGTCTCGTAGAccagaggcttttatttccttgttgacggatagtttgtttaaatatcacaacacagatgtgcattataaatgaacaggaacctgtgtttatctgcctttatGGAGTtcaaaagctccacaatcgcccgcaggcgtagctcgctggagagccggccagtgacgctcacagagcggctgcagagcagcagagtggcgagagAAAGAGCAGCTTCTGACGGAGCAGagattcctgctgagacaacatgacacttttttaacatttctctaatatctggaggagatcagtccacttttttttgctgtaactgaaaaagcagtttgagtaactagtaaatgttgtggatcaatattttatatttcccgtctctcctcgttgatgatcctgtttgtcggacttcattatgagctgttagaataaatagtttaaacctgcagtatcttataaagtaaacaagcagaacatagtcaacaaaatcaaagttgtattttttgataatactgtaatagtggtacaagtttgtttttttgtcctgtgcttcaagagctggtttaaagactAAAGCCTCatctagcatactgctaaatacatcactttaactgtcacatactgcatactactcaggagcgcagtatgcagtatgtactgcatactgcgctcctcagtagtatgcagcatgcggtttcgaatacagccagaGTTCAGGAGTCTGAAGAaaaaccagagaagaagaacactaaacaacacacacacacacacacacacacactcacacacacacactcacacacacactcacacacacactcacacacacacacacacacacacacacacacacacacacacacacacacactcacacacacactcacacacacacacacacacacacacacacacacacactcacacacacacactcacacacacacacacacacacacacacacacacacacacacacacactcacacacacacacacacacacactcacacacacacacacacacacacactcacacacacacacacacgcacgcacgcacacacacacacacacacacacacacacacacaccctctctctctctctctctcctgattGATGTAGTAACGTGTCGTCTCTTCTAGTGTTAATAAAGTTTATAAAGTTCACTGCAGTGACACACTGGACCTCCTCTACTCAGCATGCACtgatgataaatatatatataataataatatatataatgctcctggtagggtctccccAGACTAAGTGGTCCCAGTGGAGGGGCCAGACTAAGTGGTCCCAGTGGAGGGGCCAGACTAAGTGGTCCCAGTGGAGAGGCCAGACTAAGTGCTCCCAGTGGAGGGGCCAGACTAAGTGGTCCCAGTGGAGGGGCCAGACTAAGAGAGATCTAAAGACCCTGATGAAACGGACCAGACGGACTTGTGTGACCTCACCCAGACCAGGACAGACCGGGCCCCTCCTGGAGCCAGACCTGGGAGGGgagcgtctggtggccgggTCTTGGCCCACGGGGTCCTGCCGGGTCTTGGCCCACGGGGTCCTGCTGGGCTTTGGCCCATGGGGTCCCGCCGGGCTTTGGCCCATGGGGTCCTGCCTGGTCTTGGCCCACGGGGTCCTGCCGGGATTTTGGCCCACGGGGTCCCGCTAGGCACAACCCGAAACAGCTACATGGAGCCGCCCCCCTGCGGGCCCACCACCTGCAGGGCTAGGCATCGGGGTCGGGTGCAGTGTGAGCCGGGCGGCAGGTAAAGACTCTCATACTGGTTCTAGGTACAcagaacgtcacctctctggtGGGTAAAGAACCGGAGCTGGTACGAGAGGTGGAGCGGAACCAACTAGATATAGTTGAGCTCACCTCCACGCAGAGCTCTGGTTCTGGAACCATAGATCATTAATAGGTCATTAATAGATCATTAATAGATCATTAATAGATCATTAATAGATCATTAATAGGTCATTAATAGATCattaatagattattaatagattattaataggtcattaatagattattaatagattattaataggtcattaatagattattaatagattattaatagatcattaataggtcattaatagattattaataggtcattaatagattattaatagattattaatagatcattaataggtcattaatagattattaataggtcattaatagattattaatagatcattaatagatcattaatagattattaatagattattaatagatcattaataggtcattaatagattattaatagatcattaatagattattaatagatcagtaatagattattaatagatCAGTAATAGATCAAtaatagattattaatagatCATTAATAGATCAGtaatagattattaatagatCAGTAATAGATCAAtaatagattattaatagatCATTAATAGATCAGtaatagattattaatagatCAGTAATAGATCattaatagattattaatagatCATTAATAGGTCATTAATAGGTCattaatagattattaatagatCATTAATAGGTCATTAATGGATTATTAATAGATCattaatagattattaatagattattaatagatcattaataggtcattaatagattattaatagatcattaatagattattaatagatcagtaatagattattaatagatcattaataggtcattaatagattattaatagatcattaatagattattaatagatcagtaatagattattaatagatCAGTAATAGATCAAtaatagattattaatagatcattaatagattattaatagattattaatagatcattaataggtcattaatagattattaatagatcagtaatagattattaatagatCAGTAATAGATCAAtaatagattattaatagatCATTAATAGATCAGtaatagattattaatagatCAGTAATAGATCAGTAATAGATCattaatagattattaatagatCATTAATAGGTCATTAATAGGTCattaatagattattaatagatcattaataggtcattaatagattattaatagatCATTAATAGGTCATTAATAGATCATTAATAGATCattaatagattattaatagattattaatagatcagtaatagattattaatagatCATTAATAGATCAGTAATAGATCattaatagattattaatagatcattaatagatcattaatagatcattaatagattattaatagattattaatagattattaatagatCATTAATAGGTCATTAATAGATCATTAATAGATCATTAATAGATCATTAATAGGTCATTAATAGATCATTAATAGATGATTAATAGATGATTAATAGGTCATTAATAGATCATTAATAGGTCATTAATAGGTCATTAATAGATCATTAATAGGTCATTAATAGATCATTAATAGATCATTAATAGGTCATTAATAGGTCATTAATAGGTGAAGCACCAGGCTGAGTGGTGGATGGAAGGAGTCCATCTgagctcttctgtctctctgcttcttctctGGTAACTGATGACTCATCAGCAGCTCtctttctgattggctgctgacgTGGAAGTGAAAGTAAAGAGTCGGGACTTTCCAGAGACGCTGCTGTGTTCAGGTGCTGCAGGAAAACTCCCACGAGTCCTCACACGACGTGACTGTTCCAGCTGACCGTCAGTGTGTGAGAGGTGAGCGTGGTAAAGTCCGGGCTTTGCAGGGGCTCCTGAAGGCATCGTGTGGTCAGACTGGTTCTGGTGGTGAACAGAGAACGAAGACACTAAAACACAACCTGTCTCCTGTTGACACAAACTGTCCCGGGTCACCAAACCGACACAAACTGTCCCGGGTCACCAAACCGACACAAACTGTCCCGGGTCACCAAACCGACACAAACTGTCCCGGGTCACCAAACCGACACAAACTGTCCCGGGTCACCAAACCGACACAAACTGTCCCGGGTCACCAAACCGACACAAACTGTCCCGGGTCACCAAACCAACACAAACTGTCCCGGGTCACCAAACCAACACAAACTGTCCCGGGTCACCAAACCAACACAACCTGTCTCCTGTTGACACAAACTGTCCCGGGTCACCAAACCGACACAAACTGTACCGGGTCACCAAACCAACACAAACTGTCCCGGGTCACCAAACCAACACAAACTGTCCCGGGTCACCAAACCAACACAAACTGTCCCAGGTCACCAAACCGACCTGTCTCATGTTGGACAGGTTCTCTCTTCTATGGACACTTTTTATCTCACGTTGTTTCACTGCTGCCTTTAATACAACAGATACACACTAAATACACACATCATGAGAATAACAAGTAAAATATTAATGTTTGTTATAttgtttatgttaaatgtacctgtgagggtttctggacattgatttgtgttgatcattgattcacaataataaatatatacatagatttacataaagcagtatattagtccatgttgatgagagtattaaatactctcctttaatctccttttaaggttcaTCATGAACAGATTAAACATGACAGATTGATTAGTGATTGATCATGATGAACTACTTTAATTATTACCAGCTGTAGTTTAaagctggtgtttgtgtccagtgTCAGATAAACACCAGGctccactaatattattattattattactattattattattattattattattattattactattattactaatattattattattattattattattattattactattattactaatattattattattattactattattactaatattattattattattattactattattattattattattactattattactattattattattattactattattattattattactattattattattattattactattattactattattactattattattattattattattattactattattattactattattattattattattattattattattattattactattattattattattactattattattattattattattattactattattattactattattattattattattattattactattattattactattattattattattattattattattattattattattattattattattattattattattattattattctattagtAGAATTAGATTGTAGAGGAGGCTGCTGGTTGTTTCTGACTGGACCTCCAGAGTGTTAGAGAACCAGAACATTTACTGATTAAAGATAACAGATACTGATTTCCTAAATTCACACCATGTTGTAATCTAATGATATGTCCATATCTGTTGGTGTTTAGTCTTTATATCGTCCTGTTTAGTGTCCTGCTCGctgcacacagagagatgaACATACTGACGGGTTATAGTCAGTAAAGAATCACAGActgaggattattattattgattattatatattatataatatcagACATTCAAACTACAGTTTAACTCCACTTCACTCTGTAATGATCAATAAAGAAACTAAACTCAGAGATCATCACAACTAACTCAGTATCAACATGATGTCactggatgaatggatgaatatatctatagatagatagatagatagatggatggatggatggacggacggacggacggacggacggacggacggacggacggacggacggacggacggacggacagatagatagatggatggatggatagatagatagatggatagatagataggtagcctctccggtagagcttttgctgcgggggtctacctggaGCCGCTGCTCCGtacacaccggctgtgacggctccatccacctcgtGGTGATTAcatcattaacgttatggttcccttatagcgtcacgtcgcccgctcctcatttgcataaactaGACCAGAGGTTCTCAACCTTTAGTAACTTGAGGCTCATGTCTGATTGTTAAAAGAAATGAGAAACTGGGCTGTAAACATGTGTTATATAACCGTCAGCTGTTCTGACCCACATTGACCTCCAGCtcaccctcacccatcactatCTCCTCACCACACACTGGGGAGCTTTACTGGAGCAGCGTGGTCTCCAGTCACTCCATTCTGTGTCACTGCATCTGAGAcatacatgtctgtaaagaggagactcgtgggtacccatagaacccatttacattcacacatctggaggtcagaggtcaaggggcccctttgaacatggacatgacagtttgtcctctccaacatttagagtaagtttggagcgttatttaacctcttcatgaccagctagtctgacatggttggtaccgatggatccatCAGGTTCTACAGTTTGCTATGATACCAGGATTCatcctctagctttaaaacccgccCACTACGACCTCTGGAGAACAGATCAGCGACCGTTGGATTTTGAAGAAGTTAAACTAACCATTTGTCAGCACCTCCGCGGCCCACCAGGTGGTGCTCTGAGGTCCACTAGGTGgaagcgttaacttagcagttacgatgctgcgttcactgtctccagttcaccgtccgggagcgttaacttagcagctacgatgctgcgttcactgtctccagttcaccgtccgggagcattaacttagcagctacggtgctgcgttcactgtctccagttcaccgtccgggagcgttaacttagtagctacgatgctgcgtgtagtgtcgcggacatgcagccactttcccagtaaaagtctccaccgcacatttagtttagttcagcaggttgtccgctgtgtgtctgcctggatTAACGATAGCAAGCGTCCGACAGacagtgtgagtgtttgtgctacgttagcatctcTAGCGTTGCCGGTGGATCCGTGCTCGCtgtagtcacacacatacgctccGTCAGCGCGGCGTCACTTTAGAgagtttccgacagaccgtgtgtgtgttgttggtggtgttgtagctgtgaacgtagctgtagcagaccgTGTTTATCTGAAGGTGAATAAAtactacgaggctacaactatagacgggagccaacttcctgtatctgtaacgccgcctcagactctcttaaggtggactgttaaggtggaccagctttccTCCTTCAAGAGACGagtttattaacatttcttttaaccgatagtgttaatcagttaagatgcttaatgtgggttaacggttaagatgcttaatgtgggttaacggttaagatgcttaatgtgggttaacggttaagatgcttaatgtgggttaacggttaacggttaacggttaacggttatCGGTTAACGGGTAATTGTGAACATCCCTGGTGGAGAGCGCCGCCACATGGACGAGGACCGGCTGGTTAGTGGAGATGAAATGAGACAGTCAGTCGTCCCGGATGGAGACGAGGACATTCACTTGATTACTGTCCCTCTGAGCAGCGGGGACGCTCTCAGGTATAGACTGTACGTAGCGTCCACCACAGAGACATGAGACATGAGGAGCAGCTACCTGGAGACAGAGGATATGAGCAGCACCTCCCTGACGGTGAGAGacgatggagaggagaggaggcgtcTCTCCAGCAGCTCACTCAGTGGTCTTTAATGTAACGTCTAGAGATCAGGTGAACTCTCTCACCTCTTCACCTGTTGGATGGTTGTGTTCAGTAGAAACATGATGATGGGAGTTCCACTCTCTGAGAGGGGACTTTACTTCACATTCCTGACTCTGGAAAAGACTACATATTactattatattcatattatcTTCATCTTTGGTATCACTGTATTTAATCTGACATGTTGGAGATGAAACTGAATTCAACGTTTACGTTTTAAAGACTTTACTTTGAAAAACTCAGAATGATACAAAGTTTCAATctaacctttattttgaaaagcctctATGGATCCAGTATTGATTATTGATCTGCAGCTGtcatcatgtctgtaaagtgcaGTTgatgtgagcagcagcagcagcagcagcagacggcCTCTACCTGGTAACACATGACAGcacgtctctctgctctctgattggctgctgctctctgtgtgtctaagagatcagctgctgctgctggagttaCTGTCAGTCTCCTCAGACGGGTTCAGGTCTACAGACGGGTTCAGGTCTACAGACGGGTTCAGGTCTACAGAGAGTCTACAGACGGGTTCAGGTCTACAGACGGGTTCAGGTCTACAGACGGGTTCAGGTCTACAGACGGGTTCAGGTCTACAGACGGGTTCAGGTCTACAGAGAGTCTACAGACGGGTTCAGGTCTACAGACGGGTTCAGGTCTACAGACGGGTTCAGGTCTACAGACGGGTTCAGGACCACAGACGGGTTCAGGTCCACAGACGGGTTCAGGTCCACAGACGGGTTCAGGTCTACAGACGGGTTCAGGTCTACAGACGGGTTCAGGTCTACAGAGAGTCCTCAGACGGGTTCAGGTCTACAGACGGGTTCAGGTCTACAGAGAGTCTACAGACGGGTTCAGGTCTACAGACGGGTTCAGGTCTACAGACGGGTTCAGGTCTACAGAGAGTCTACAGACGGGTTCAGGTCTACAGACGGGTTCAGGTCTACAGACGGGTTCAGGTCTACAGACGGTCTACAGACGGGTTCAGGTCTACAGACGGATTCAGGTCTACAGAGAGTCCTCAGACGGGTTCAGGTCTACAGACGAGTTCAGGTCCACAGACGGGTTCAGGTCTACAGACGGGTTCAGGTCTACAGACGGGTTCAGGTCTACAGAGAGctgctgatgaagatgaagatgatgaagatgatcgTGGTCCTCGTCCTCTCTGGTGTCCTCTGTGTCTCAGCAGAAGGTAAGATCCTGTCTCACATTGATAACTGACTGATCAACAGACCATCAGACTGATAACTGACTGAACAACAGACCATCAGACTGATAACTGACTGATCAACAGACCATCAGACTGTTAACTGACTGAACAACAGACAGTGTGTCAGTAGCtgatctttctgtttctcttcaggTCTACATCAGGACATTGCTATCACCGGCTGTTCAGACGTTGATGGAGAGAAGATGTTTGGACTGGATGGTGAAGAGGTCTGGTACGCAGACTTCAAGAACAACAGAGCAGTCGAGCCTCAGCCCAGTTTTGTAGATCATATGAGCTACCAAGAAGGAACTTTCGAATCTGCTAAGGCTAATCTACAGATCTGCAGATCAAACCTTCAAATTGATCGTAGAGCCTTCAAGGACTTCCCCCAGGAGAAGGGTAAAGACTAACTCGTGTCATTCTTCTCTCTGATCTGTCTCCAGCTGTTTAAATTAACAGTCACATTAACTGATGTCTTCCTGTCATTAACAGAATACACTttcatgtatatgtgtgtgtgtgtgtgtgtgtgtatatgtatatgctagcgtgttagcatgctagcattaTCTACCTGTCAGTAACAGAGTCCAGGTGAGGCTGATGAACATCTTCAGTTCTGCAGGTTTCTGGTTATAAACTAAACTATTaacaggttaccatggtgacctgatggtggcgctacagaGGAGAAGGCAGAGGGTCATTAGAGTTCTGATGGTTCATCCTGAAGGGAACATGAATGATGGAACTCATTTCATCAACATCCACACAAACAGTCCTTTCCTTCAGTGCTGCCAAACAAACCCCCTCATTCATTTCTCCTTATGTACAAGTTATATATTATCACCTGATCTACGACTCACAGGCTGAGCTGTCATTGTTCGTCTGTATATACGTCCTCTCCTTGTCTGTATATacgtcctctccttgtctctatATACGTCCTCTCCTTGTCTGTATATacgtcctctccttgtctctatatacgtcctctccttgtctctatATACAACCTCTCCTTGTCTGTATATACGTCCTCTCCTTGTCTGTATATacgtcctctccttgtctctatATACGTCCTCTTCTTGTCTCTATATacgtcctctccttgtctctatATACGTCCTCTTCTTGTCTGTATATACGTCCTCTCCTTGTCTGTATATACGCCTCTCCTTGTCTGTATATATGTCCTCTTCTTGTCTCTATATacgtcctctccttgtctctatATACGTCCTCTTCTTGTCTCTATATacgtcctctccttgtctctatatacgtcctctccttgtctctatATACGTCCTCTCCTTGTCTGTATATacgtcctctccttgtctctatatacgtcctctccttgtctctatatacgtcctctccttgtctctatATACGTCCTCTCCTTGTCTGTATATacgtcctctccttgtctctatatacgtcctctccttgtctctatatacgtcctctccttgtctctatATACGTCCTCTCCTTGTCTGTATATacgtcctctccttgtctctatATACGTCCTCTTCTTGTCTGTATATacgtcctctccttgtctctatATACGCCTCTCCTTGTCTGTATATATGTCCTCTTCTTGTCTCTATATacgtcctctccttgtctctatATACGTCCTCTTCTTATCTCTATATACGTCCTCTCCTTGTCTGTATATACGTCCTCTCCTTGTCTGTATATAcatcctctccttgtctctatATACGTCCTCTCCTTGTCTGTATATacgtcctctccttgtctctatatacgtcctctccttgtctctatATAcatcctctccttgt
Proteins encoded in this region:
- the LOC119484176 gene encoding uncharacterized protein LOC119484176 isoform X48, with the protein product MGSRRALAHGVLPGLGPRGPAGILAHGVPLGTTRNSYMEPPPCGPTTCRARHRGRVQCEPGGRDQLLLLELLSVSSDGFRSTDGFRSTDGFRSTDGFRSTDGFRSTDGFRTTDGFRSTDGFRSTDGFRSTDGFRSTESLQTGSGLQRVYRRVQVYRRVQVYRRVQVYRRVQVYRRVQVYRELLMKMKMMKMIVVLVLSGVLCVSAEGLHQDIAITGCSDVDGEKMFGLDGEEVWYADFKNNRAVEPQPSFVDHMSYQEGTFESAKANLQICRSNLQIDRRAFKDFPQEKDAPSSPIVYTKDDVDLGQENILICHVTGFFPAPVNVSWTKNGEKVTVGTSINVPFPNKDGTFNQFSTLKFTPQLGDIYSCEVEHLALEQPLTRIWDVEVKLNVFCLQMWRSDSCLCVFSVSRCGEASARYWTISVLWTGSDGGSARCGCWNLLPHQRKRVQLIGWG
- the LOC119484176 gene encoding uncharacterized protein LOC119484176 isoform X15; protein product: MGSRRALAHGVLPGLGPRGPAGILAHGVPLGTTRNSYMEPPPCGPTTCRARHRGRVQCEPGGRDQLLLLELLSVSSDGFRSTDGFRSTDGFRSTDGFRSTDGFRSTDGFRSTESLQTGSGLQTGSGLQTGSGLQTGSGPQTGSGPQTGSGPQTGSGLQTGSGLQTGSGLQRVYRRVQVYRRVQVYRRVQVYRRVQVHRRVQVYRRVQVYRRVQVYRELLMKMKMMKMIVVLVLSGVLCVSAEGLHQDIAITGCSDVDGEKMFGLDGEEVWYADFKNNRAVEPQPSFVDHMSYQEGTFESAKANLQICRSNLQIDRRAFKDFPQEKDAPSSPIVYTKDDVDLGQENILICHVTGFFPAPVNVSWTKNGEKVTVGTSINVPFPNKDGTFNQFSTLKFTPQLGDIYSCEVEHLALEQPLTRIWDVEVKLNVFCLQMWRSDSCLCVFSVSRCGEASARYWTISVLWTGSDGGSARCGCWNLLPHQRKRVQLIGWG
- the LOC119484176 gene encoding uncharacterized protein LOC119484176 isoform X23, producing MGSRRALAHGVLPGLGPRGPAGILAHGVPLGTTRNSYMEPPPCGPTTCRARHRGRVQCEPGGRDQLLLLELLSVSSDGFRSTDGFRSTDGFRSTDGFRSTDGFRSTDGFRSTESLQTGSGLQTGSGLQTGSGLQTGSGLQRVYRRVQVYRESTDGFRSTDGFRSTDGFRSTDGLQTGSGLQTDSGLQRVHRRVQVYRRVQVYRRVQVYRELLMKMKMMKMIVVLVLSGVLCVSAEGLHQDIAITGCSDVDGEKMFGLDGEEVWYADFKNNRAVEPQPSFVDHMSYQEGTFESAKANLQICRSNLQIDRRAFKDFPQEKDAPSSPIVYTKDDVDLGQENILICHVTGFFPAPVNVSWTKNGEKVTVGTSINVPFPNKDGTFNQFSTLKFTPQLGDIYSCEVEHLALEQPLTRIWDVEVKLNVFCLQMWRSDSCLCVFSVSRCGEASARYWTISVLWTGSDGGSARCGCWNLLPHQRKRVQLIGWG
- the LOC119484176 gene encoding uncharacterized protein LOC119484176 isoform X14, with the protein product MGSRRALAHGVLPGLGPRGPAGILAHGVPLGTTRNSYMEPPPCGPTTCRARHRGRVQCEPGGRDQLLLLELLSVSSDGFRSTDGFRSTDGFRSTDGFRSTDGFRSTDGFRSTESLQTGSGLQTGSGLQTGSGPQTGSGPQTGSGLQTGSGLQTGSGLQTGSGLQTGSGLQRVYRRVQVYRRVQVYRRVQVYRRSTDGFRSTDGFRSTESPQTGSGLQTGSGLQMKMMKMIVVLVLSGVLCVSAEGLHQDIAITGCSDVDGEKMFGLDGEEVWYADFKNNRAVEPQPSFVDHMSYQEGTFESAKANLQICRSNLQIDRRAFKDFPQEKDAPSSPIVYTKDDVDLGQENILICHVTGFFPAPVNVSWTKNGEKVTVGTSINVPFPNKDGTFNQFSTLKFTPQLGDIYSCEVEHLALEQPLTRIWDVEVKLNVFCLQMWRSDSCLCVFSVSRCGEASARYWTISVLWTGSDGGSARCGCWNLLPHQRKRVQLIGWG